In Stieleria varia, one genomic interval encodes:
- a CDS encoding HlyD family secretion protein, translating into MVGGSHDNATRLPHFTQHALWLCFVALICDWIPVASAETIVIDGLVAKLSFEIDVPASEAGPLIEMNVRKGDTVALGEIVARVDDRHAVLQSELAGVAHEVARHHLAAFSDDKLAEKKLEATELLQQQQRLLAQMAQDKAANETQISSAEKSAALAKNELQRALKARETFVDSVSESELENLRLKVEHAELVRQQAVADQKSNSLAADSEDAAVQLATVEIENARLKLADAVSSKSLLRLNLQAKEKELALSKLAVERFKIVAPADATVVEVYRMNGEWVQPGEKVIRVVGLSQLHAEGFLAAGQSTKLRRGQKVQLTLSSEPSTQVVGVVDFVSPQVDRINDEVRFLVRFENPGERILPGMKLSLSVDDR; encoded by the coding sequence ATGGTTGGTGGTAGTCACGACAACGCAACCCGTTTGCCACACTTCACGCAGCACGCACTGTGGCTGTGTTTCGTCGCGTTGATCTGCGACTGGATACCGGTGGCTTCTGCGGAAACGATCGTCATCGATGGCTTGGTCGCCAAGCTGTCGTTTGAAATCGATGTGCCAGCCAGTGAAGCCGGCCCATTGATCGAAATGAATGTCCGCAAGGGTGACACGGTGGCGTTGGGCGAGATCGTCGCCCGCGTGGATGATCGTCATGCCGTACTGCAAAGTGAACTGGCTGGCGTGGCACACGAGGTGGCCCGGCATCACTTGGCGGCGTTCAGCGACGACAAACTCGCCGAAAAAAAGCTCGAAGCAACTGAGTTGTTGCAGCAACAGCAACGTTTGTTGGCTCAAATGGCCCAAGACAAGGCGGCCAACGAAACTCAGATTTCATCGGCCGAGAAATCCGCTGCGCTGGCAAAGAACGAATTGCAACGCGCGCTCAAGGCACGCGAGACGTTCGTCGATAGCGTTTCAGAGTCCGAACTTGAGAACCTGAGGCTAAAGGTCGAGCATGCAGAACTCGTCCGCCAGCAAGCGGTCGCAGATCAAAAATCCAACTCGCTGGCCGCTGATAGCGAAGACGCTGCGGTGCAGTTGGCCACAGTGGAGATCGAAAACGCAAGACTGAAGCTGGCCGATGCGGTGTCGTCCAAGAGCCTCTTGCGGCTGAATCTGCAAGCCAAAGAAAAAGAGCTGGCGTTGTCGAAACTGGCCGTGGAACGATTCAAAATCGTCGCGCCAGCCGACGCCACAGTCGTGGAAGTTTACCGGATGAACGGCGAATGGGTCCAACCAGGCGAAAAAGTGATCCGCGTCGTCGGTCTGTCTCAACTGCACGCGGAAGGTTTCTTGGCTGCTGGGCAGAGCACCAAGCTACGACGAGGCCAAAAGGTGCAGTTGACGCTCAGCTCCGAACCGTCGACCCAAGTGGTCGGCGTCGTTGATTTTGTCAGCCCGCAAGTCGATCGAATCAACGACGAAGTGCGTTTCTTGGTTCGATTTGAGAACCCCGGAGAGCGGATTCTGCCCGGGATGAAGCTGTCCTTGTCCGTGGATGATCGGTGA
- a CDS encoding efflux RND transporter periplasmic adaptor subunit codes for MTADSIWAQSPAMVERLELAGQSWDQSAESIESFCLDALRSLTQVVLADAGRILQTVPGATTTEVNRTLASLSPQDHVSVVPADNEIRIERPLFAAQRLVLELSPSGHLDPETRQAARHACEAVCGVVVDMLNRIQMASSEVQLSQQSAALQLIDQLGGEPDALIRLARICQWLQSQSGDDRVSVLESSGDRFRMLTASVQPSPDRHARVVAAIESLVRHLHRRSSAGLAMRLRTSDANDEIERHYFAVTGSISTGLIPIHAKPSSAQGVGALIGVVVCERFSEPESDSPQIVSQTLPQSTMALMESLVKDALMMRSLGVVNRLYLNASKRRRWLMGAAVASVLAFLLWPVMLVVEANGYMEAVKHQTIYAPADAAVSEVLVVDGQSVALGETLVRLHSDEIDQHRTALQGELAAVTAKLQVATSRRLDSADRRERDVDLAASDEKVLLVEQAALKEQLAVLQRRQDSLTLQSPIAGIVQHWQLEQSLDSRPVVHGQPLFKIADVESGWTVQMEISDAEIGFVQSDDQMKRPCTFRVRANPDIQFHGTVDRIASTTQLDDQGLSVVSAESVIVIDDQNLLGTNISSGTTVVASIDCGRRTRVFVLFRHLIGWGRIHGWW; via the coding sequence ATGACCGCCGACTCGATCTGGGCTCAATCCCCAGCAATGGTGGAGCGATTGGAGCTGGCAGGACAGTCTTGGGATCAATCTGCTGAATCAATCGAGTCGTTTTGCTTGGACGCGTTGCGTTCGCTGACACAAGTGGTGTTGGCGGACGCCGGTCGCATCCTGCAGACGGTTCCAGGGGCGACAACCACAGAAGTCAACCGGACTTTGGCTTCGCTAAGTCCGCAGGATCATGTGTCCGTCGTTCCGGCCGACAATGAAATTCGCATCGAGAGGCCGTTGTTCGCCGCTCAGAGGTTGGTGCTGGAGTTATCTCCAAGTGGGCACCTGGATCCTGAAACTCGACAGGCCGCCCGGCACGCCTGTGAAGCGGTCTGCGGCGTGGTCGTCGACATGCTGAACCGTATTCAGATGGCATCATCGGAGGTGCAGCTTTCCCAGCAGTCCGCTGCGTTGCAACTGATCGACCAGCTCGGCGGTGAACCCGATGCACTGATACGATTGGCCAGAATCTGCCAGTGGTTGCAATCGCAGTCCGGCGATGATCGAGTCAGTGTCTTAGAAAGCAGCGGCGATCGTTTTCGCATGTTGACCGCCTCGGTCCAGCCCAGCCCTGATCGACACGCACGTGTGGTTGCCGCGATCGAGTCGCTCGTGCGTCACTTGCATCGGCGTTCATCCGCCGGCCTCGCCATGCGGTTGCGAACTTCTGATGCGAACGATGAGATCGAGCGGCATTACTTTGCCGTGACCGGCTCCATCTCAACTGGTCTCATTCCCATTCACGCGAAACCAAGTTCTGCTCAGGGTGTCGGCGCACTGATCGGTGTCGTGGTCTGCGAACGCTTTTCTGAACCTGAGAGCGATTCCCCGCAAATTGTTTCGCAAACCCTGCCGCAGTCCACCATGGCATTGATGGAAAGCCTGGTCAAAGACGCCTTGATGATGCGATCACTTGGCGTGGTCAATCGACTCTATCTGAATGCATCCAAGCGACGACGATGGTTGATGGGGGCTGCCGTGGCGTCGGTCCTCGCGTTCTTGCTTTGGCCAGTGATGCTTGTTGTCGAAGCGAACGGATACATGGAGGCTGTAAAACATCAGACAATCTATGCCCCCGCGGATGCAGCGGTCAGCGAAGTCCTGGTCGTGGATGGCCAGTCGGTTGCACTCGGCGAAACGCTTGTTCGCTTGCACAGTGACGAAATCGACCAGCACCGCACGGCATTGCAAGGTGAGCTGGCGGCCGTGACGGCCAAGCTGCAAGTCGCGACGTCGCGGCGCTTGGATTCAGCCGACCGACGCGAACGTGATGTCGACTTGGCGGCGTCGGATGAGAAAGTCTTGCTGGTCGAACAAGCGGCGTTGAAGGAGCAACTTGCTGTCCTCCAACGACGGCAGGATTCGTTGACGCTCCAGAGTCCGATCGCAGGGATCGTCCAACATTGGCAACTGGAGCAGTCACTCGACTCTCGCCCGGTTGTCCACGGCCAGCCATTGTTCAAAATCGCAGACGTTGAATCTGGTTGGACGGTCCAAATGGAAATCTCCGACGCTGAGATCGGTTTCGTACAGTCGGACGATCAGATGAAACGGCCGTGTACCTTCCGAGTTCGTGCCAATCCAGACATTCAGTTTCACGGAACGGTCGATCGGATCGCTTCGACGACCCAGTTGGATGATCAAGGACTCAGCGTGGTCAGCGCGGAATCTGTGATCGTCATCGACGATCAAAACCTCCTCGGAACAAACATTTCGTCCGGTACCACGGTGGTCGCCTCGATCGACTGTGGCCGCAGGACTCGCGTCTTTGTTCTCTTTCGTCATCTCATTGGTTGGGGACGTATTCATGGTTGGTGGTAG
- a CDS encoding DUF1573 domain-containing protein — MFRATKNILLTLTIACLAGTAVAQAPVAQRAQWPDSAFPERNHDFGTVAVASKTEHVFTVFNPLSQRLHLKSVRASCGCTTPIIQTEYIEPGQAGSILARFNTGTFRGKKGATLTVVIDEPFFTEVQLRVDGYIRSDMVFHPGEISFGKINQGDAATTKTRVLYAGRNDWDIVDVRSNLPWLQPSKTLVSRGAGRCEYEIAVTVREDAPTGYFQNEIVVITNDTKRPDVPFRVSGQVESPLSISPQAIALGSLKLGQGVSKMLVIEGVSPFTIDSITCEGWDVEFAPTVGEKTRHIVRASFTPTGESGPQKVAVAITTKGDQSVTAKAILTADVREE, encoded by the coding sequence ATGTTCCGTGCCACGAAGAACATTTTATTGACGTTGACGATCGCTTGCCTCGCAGGAACGGCGGTTGCCCAAGCTCCTGTCGCCCAACGGGCCCAGTGGCCCGATAGCGCGTTTCCAGAACGAAACCACGACTTCGGTACGGTCGCCGTGGCGTCAAAGACCGAGCACGTTTTCACGGTGTTCAATCCGCTGAGCCAACGTCTGCATCTCAAATCAGTTCGCGCAAGCTGCGGATGCACGACCCCGATCATTCAGACGGAGTACATCGAACCAGGGCAAGCAGGTTCGATCCTGGCTCGATTCAATACCGGCACATTTCGCGGCAAGAAAGGAGCGACGTTGACCGTCGTGATCGATGAACCGTTCTTTACCGAAGTGCAACTTCGCGTTGACGGTTACATCCGCAGTGACATGGTTTTCCATCCCGGTGAAATCAGTTTCGGCAAAATCAATCAAGGTGATGCAGCGACCACGAAGACTCGTGTGTTGTACGCGGGACGAAATGACTGGGACATCGTGGACGTGCGTAGCAATCTGCCATGGTTGCAGCCATCGAAGACTTTGGTCAGCCGTGGGGCAGGTCGTTGCGAATATGAGATTGCCGTGACGGTTCGTGAAGACGCTCCCACCGGGTATTTCCAGAATGAGATCGTTGTGATCACCAACGACACCAAGCGACCCGACGTCCCATTCAGGGTTTCAGGTCAAGTGGAAAGCCCGTTGAGCATCTCGCCGCAAGCGATTGCGTTGGGTAGCCTGAAACTTGGCCAAGGCGTCTCCAAGATGTTGGTGATCGAAGGCGTCAGCCCATTCACGATCGATTCGATCACTTGCGAAGGCTGGGATGTCGAGTTTGCACCGACCGTGGGCGAGAAGACTCGTCACATCGTGCGTGCTTCATTCACGCCGACTGGTGAATCAGGACCACAAAAGGTTGCTGTAGCGATCACGACAAAGGGAGACCAATCGGTCACTGCCAAAGCGATTTTGACGGCTGACGTTCGCGAAGAGTAA
- a CDS encoding PQQ-binding-like beta-propeller repeat protein, protein MPDETSHLADDQDSPTMEPYRAVEPSADGEPATNASSTAKYVLWMTPAIVLVALMWCLLIVPGKIVPLTLIHFVSMQGGPILGVLLLSIWWFASRRLPLSHRFVGWFLAIATIILTFVASDPSMPIIVLVYLLPISLTVLIALLSVTASVAWPRRGWIGWIGFSVSMFASLLFRATDQDASFHFGLATRWSPTAEEQFLAELESQDESPEAVITLPEEHAEGDWAEFRGPRRDGILTSVRIATDWQADPPKEIWRRNVGPGWSSFCVIGPMIVTQEQRDQTEVVAAYRLQDGVPIWTNEISARFTASMGGIGPRATPTYRSGKIYATGAAGLVQCLDAKTGQSLWQYHLIDDLGASMPMWGFASSPLVINELVIVFAGGGDGKGVVALNRESGEVVWTANNGTHGYSSAQLSEIDGVQQVLISSNRGLQSLDPANGELLWQHAWDIGDMARVTQPLVVDNTVYLGTGYGNGTRRIDVQFENGNWTATEGWTSRLKPYFNDSVYYEGHLYGFDGDIFMSIDAETGDQNWKKGRYGNGQVLLLKEMGVLLVLTEKGKVLLVNADPEKHEEIAEIKALEGVTWNHPVIVDGKLLVRNAEEMACYELPGYQRVE, encoded by the coding sequence ATGCCAGATGAAACGTCCCACCTAGCCGACGACCAAGATTCGCCAACGATGGAGCCCTATCGCGCTGTGGAGCCATCGGCCGACGGCGAACCTGCGACCAACGCATCGAGCACGGCAAAGTACGTCTTGTGGATGACTCCGGCGATCGTGTTGGTGGCATTGATGTGGTGTTTGCTGATCGTGCCTGGCAAGATCGTCCCGTTGACTTTGATCCACTTTGTGTCGATGCAAGGTGGCCCGATTCTTGGAGTGCTACTGCTTTCCATCTGGTGGTTCGCTTCGCGACGTCTGCCGCTGAGCCATCGGTTCGTGGGCTGGTTCCTTGCGATCGCCACCATCATTCTGACATTCGTAGCCAGTGATCCATCGATGCCGATCATCGTGTTGGTGTATCTGCTGCCGATCTCGTTAACGGTCTTGATCGCATTGCTGAGCGTCACGGCGAGTGTCGCTTGGCCACGTCGCGGCTGGATCGGATGGATAGGTTTCAGCGTCAGCATGTTTGCATCGTTGCTGTTTCGTGCAACGGACCAAGACGCCTCATTTCACTTCGGCTTGGCCACGCGTTGGTCACCGACGGCGGAGGAACAGTTTTTGGCGGAACTGGAGTCGCAAGACGAATCTCCGGAAGCGGTAATCACGCTGCCTGAGGAGCATGCTGAAGGCGATTGGGCTGAGTTTCGTGGTCCGCGTCGAGACGGAATTTTGACGAGTGTTCGAATCGCGACGGACTGGCAGGCCGATCCGCCGAAAGAAATCTGGCGGCGCAATGTCGGCCCCGGTTGGTCATCCTTTTGCGTGATCGGACCGATGATCGTGACGCAAGAGCAGCGGGATCAGACGGAAGTCGTTGCGGCATATCGGCTGCAAGACGGCGTGCCGATCTGGACGAACGAAATCTCCGCACGCTTTACCGCGTCCATGGGTGGCATCGGACCTCGGGCGACTCCCACCTATCGTTCGGGCAAAATCTATGCGACCGGTGCCGCCGGTTTGGTCCAATGCTTGGATGCCAAAACCGGGCAATCGCTCTGGCAGTATCACTTGATCGACGACCTCGGCGCATCGATGCCAATGTGGGGATTCGCAAGTTCGCCGCTGGTCATCAATGAACTGGTGATTGTGTTTGCCGGAGGCGGTGACGGAAAAGGCGTTGTGGCATTGAATCGCGAAAGTGGCGAAGTCGTTTGGACGGCCAACAACGGTACACACGGCTACAGTTCGGCGCAGCTCTCCGAAATCGATGGCGTGCAACAGGTGTTGATCTCCAGCAATCGTGGCCTGCAATCTCTCGATCCGGCAAACGGCGAACTCCTGTGGCAACACGCTTGGGACATCGGCGACATGGCTCGTGTCACGCAACCTTTGGTCGTCGACAACACGGTCTACTTGGGAACCGGATACGGAAACGGAACTCGTCGAATCGATGTCCAATTCGAAAACGGGAACTGGACGGCCACAGAAGGGTGGACATCGCGTCTGAAACCCTATTTCAACGACAGTGTCTACTACGAAGGACACCTGTACGGTTTCGATGGTGACATCTTCATGAGCATCGATGCGGAAACCGGTGATCAGAATTGGAAGAAAGGTCGCTACGGCAACGGACAGGTTCTGCTGCTGAAAGAAATGGGCGTGTTGTTGGTATTGACGGAGAAGGGCAAGGTGCTGTTGGTCAACGCCGACCCCGAGAAGCACGAAGAGATCGCGGAGATCAAAGCTCTCGAAGGCGTGACCTGGAACCACCCCGTGATCGTCGACGGAAAACTGCTGGTCCGCAATGCAGAAGAAATGGCGTGCTACGAACTGCCCGGTTACCAACGCGTCGAGTAG
- a CDS encoding NAD(P)-dependent oxidoreductase: MTPSEINPSNTRIGWIGTGVMGRSMCGHLINAGYQATVYNRTASKTEPLAALGATVANSPREVAEQSDVVFTIVGFPGDVREVILGDQGVLAGAQAGMTVVDMTTSQPSLAEEIAQRAAAQSVDSIDAPVSGGDTGARNAALSIMIGGADGAVQRVWPLFELMGKTIVHQGGPGLGQHTKMVNQTLIASGMIAICEGLLYAQKAGLDINTVLQSVSSGAAGSWSLSNLAPRMVAGDHAPGFYVEHFIKDMGIALEEAARMQLALPGLALAHQLYQALAAQGHAKDGTQSLVLALAKLNAMQWAQGSD; encoded by the coding sequence ATGACGCCCTCGGAAATCAATCCTAGCAATACTCGCATCGGCTGGATCGGGACCGGTGTGATGGGCCGCAGCATGTGCGGACACTTGATCAACGCCGGCTACCAAGCAACCGTCTACAATCGAACTGCTAGCAAAACGGAACCACTCGCCGCCTTGGGTGCAACCGTGGCCAACTCGCCGCGAGAAGTCGCAGAGCAGAGTGACGTGGTCTTTACCATCGTGGGTTTCCCCGGCGACGTGCGGGAAGTCATCTTGGGCGACCAGGGAGTCCTCGCGGGTGCTCAAGCCGGCATGACGGTCGTGGACATGACAACAAGCCAACCGAGTTTGGCGGAAGAGATCGCCCAGCGGGCTGCCGCCCAATCGGTCGATTCGATCGACGCGCCTGTCAGTGGTGGCGACACGGGGGCTCGCAACGCGGCATTGTCGATCATGATCGGTGGCGCGGACGGTGCGGTGCAGCGAGTGTGGCCGCTGTTTGAATTGATGGGAAAAACCATCGTCCATCAAGGTGGACCTGGCTTGGGCCAACACACCAAGATGGTCAACCAAACGTTGATCGCCAGCGGGATGATCGCGATTTGCGAGGGCCTCTTGTATGCCCAGAAAGCGGGATTGGACATCAACACGGTGCTTCAAAGTGTTTCGTCGGGGGCCGCGGGCAGTTGGTCTCTATCGAACTTGGCACCCCGCATGGTTGCCGGAGACCACGCCCCTGGATTCTATGTGGAGCATTTCATCAAGGACATGGGAATCGCGTTGGAGGAAGCCGCTCGGATGCAACTGGCCTTGCCCGGACTCGCGCTGGCGCACCAACTGTATCAGGCACTTGCCGCGCAAGGGCACGCCAAAGACGGAACCCAATCCTTGGTTTTGGCGTTGGCAAAGCTCAATGCGATGCAATGGGCTCAGGGTTCGGACTGA
- a CDS encoding TolC family protein: MISRTKPDERTTKLGCLRANPQMPYWAARAMITVVLMGLISLGGCTTYHTIPQSIGNNTDWVDAIMADVDAGAPPEELPSTQMSPMTIRTVDEFNAVNFRDLSLQETLSIALNNTAVLRDLGASVLRNPDQIGSGFAKPLARLDPQVGTEAALAMFDAQFYALGSWENNDRRFNNRFFGGGSNAFKQDVNDYVFQMSKRTTTGAELAVRSVIDYDANNATGNLLDSAWQTQIHLEARQPLLQGGGLEFNRIAGPAARPGVYSGVLVAKVNQDITNAKFEQGMRDYLSDVINAYWDLYFAYRDLDAKRDATERSLQTWRSYEAQRSSSRKSGAAEALSREQYYRFRSDLQNAIAGQLAQRTRNSNAASGGAFAGVGGVQAAERRLRLLIGIAINDGSLLRPLDEPSQAPVRFDWDSISVEAIQLRSELQQQRLKIKRREMEVLAAKNYLMPQLDLVTIYRMRGLDKRLAGSDSAFADLGTFDLQEYEANLELKLPVGFRQGHLAVRHAKMELARDRAVLKEQERQILHDLAATVAEVERSEALIESSLNRYLAATDALETLQSSQDAGMPVSFEQLLDAQRRVSESQTRYFQSLVEHAIAIKNVEFEKGTLLKSSDVMLIVDSPSY, from the coding sequence GTGATTTCTCGAACGAAGCCAGACGAACGGACGACGAAGTTGGGTTGCCTGAGGGCGAATCCGCAGATGCCGTATTGGGCTGCGCGAGCAATGATCACGGTTGTGTTGATGGGATTGATCAGTCTGGGCGGATGCACAACGTATCACACGATCCCTCAGAGCATCGGGAACAACACCGATTGGGTCGACGCGATCATGGCTGACGTGGATGCGGGAGCGCCCCCGGAGGAGTTACCGTCGACGCAGATGTCTCCGATGACCATTCGCACGGTCGACGAATTCAACGCAGTGAATTTCCGAGACCTTTCGCTGCAAGAAACGCTGTCGATTGCGTTGAACAACACGGCTGTTCTGCGTGACCTGGGCGCCTCCGTGCTGCGCAATCCAGATCAAATCGGCTCGGGATTTGCCAAGCCATTGGCCAGGTTGGATCCTCAAGTCGGGACAGAGGCTGCACTGGCGATGTTTGACGCCCAGTTCTATGCACTGGGCAGTTGGGAGAACAACGACCGCCGTTTCAACAACCGATTCTTTGGCGGCGGCTCCAACGCTTTCAAGCAAGATGTGAACGACTATGTGTTTCAGATGTCCAAGCGAACGACAACGGGTGCGGAACTTGCCGTCCGCAGTGTGATCGATTACGACGCGAACAATGCGACGGGCAATCTGCTGGACAGCGCCTGGCAGACACAAATTCATCTGGAAGCCCGCCAGCCACTGTTGCAAGGTGGCGGTCTGGAGTTCAATCGCATCGCGGGTCCGGCGGCACGACCGGGTGTTTACAGCGGTGTGTTGGTCGCCAAGGTCAACCAGGACATCACGAATGCAAAATTCGAGCAAGGCATGCGAGACTACCTCAGTGACGTGATCAACGCTTACTGGGATCTCTATTTCGCGTACCGGGATCTGGATGCCAAGCGTGATGCGACAGAGCGCAGTTTGCAAACTTGGAGAAGCTACGAAGCGCAGCGGTCCAGCAGCAGAAAGTCTGGCGCAGCCGAAGCGTTGTCGCGTGAGCAGTACTATCGATTCCGCAGTGATCTACAGAATGCAATCGCTGGTCAGCTTGCTCAACGAACACGAAACAGCAATGCGGCGTCGGGTGGAGCGTTTGCGGGTGTCGGCGGCGTTCAAGCGGCCGAGCGACGTCTGCGATTGTTGATCGGGATTGCGATCAACGACGGCAGTCTGTTGCGACCATTGGATGAGCCGTCTCAAGCGCCCGTGCGTTTCGATTGGGATTCGATCTCCGTGGAAGCCATCCAGCTGCGTAGCGAGTTGCAGCAGCAACGACTGAAGATCAAACGCCGAGAGATGGAAGTGTTGGCGGCCAAAAACTATTTGATGCCGCAATTGGACTTGGTGACCATCTATCGAATGCGAGGCCTAGACAAACGGCTCGCCGGTAGCGATTCGGCGTTCGCGGATCTGGGAACGTTTGATCTGCAGGAATACGAGGCGAACCTGGAGTTGAAGCTGCCCGTCGGTTTTCGCCAGGGGCACTTGGCCGTTCGCCATGCCAAGATGGAATTGGCACGCGATCGCGCCGTTCTGAAAGAGCAAGAGCGTCAGATCTTACATGACTTGGCCGCCACGGTCGCCGAAGTCGAGCGTTCCGAAGCGTTGATCGAGTCGAGCCTGAATCGTTACTTGGCCGCCACCGACGCGTTGGAAACCCTGCAGTCCTCTCAGGACGCCGGGATGCCGGTCAGCTTTGAACAATTACTCGATGCGCAACGTCGGGTCAGCGAATCACAAACCCGCTACTTCCAATCGCTGGTCGAGCATGCCATCGCGATCAAGAACGTGGAGTTTGAAAAGGGCACTTTACTCAAATCATCTGACGTGATGCTAATCGTCGATTCGCCGTCCTACTGA
- a CDS encoding HlyD family efflux transporter periplasmic adaptor subunit, whose translation MTEPVIDSRLRPDLQFRQLWFGGQHHWVVKDPMSATLFHLNDRDYRLLQLLAGPITLAELTRRAKRIVSPDTTSTQALQSFYQQAKQNSLLISNAKGSDAFGRTASRSISPLSLLALRLPGVAADRWFRPLGEICRPLTGRLFWLLLAMLWSIGLMIVITHLPAISTQVAQVAMRGGGLWWMQLLIVISAAKIIHEVAHGVACTLCGAPCREIGVMFLVGTPCLYCDVTDAWLIPQRWKRVLVSAAGMIAEITLASLAAIVWLATHPGTINDLCLMIMVVCTVSTVLLNGNPLLRYDGYFILADALHAPNLASRCSRSLLRLTRRWVWGRDATQHENVSQATIGRHLGRPWLITYAVASGVYRLFLMAAIATLIYQYTARFSVAWLGLGLAVVLLLSLAYRIIHAIARRPTSVNESTARVRPCVVLAILSVVVIVILAFPFSRTVVSPGILIPADSKDVVLASSGDVTFVLSDGDAVRSGETIVRLQNPELQLSWLRAKAKRDATEQRLQSLRRQKSDGPLVSQQILIEQEHLESWNAKCALIEEQAEQLQVVAERDGRFYSKLSNAGNRDYKIRGVAAMAPQRMDEHHLNMHLPAGTVIGQIGSEHQRVIHAYVSQRDISAVRIGQTASLNHPSLSSESVNATVQGISSTALSELPAELAGAVAVASTHDLIDAKGPHSVVYQVRLLCDAQQKIALPSRCVCSVSINTQRRSLLSVIHQYVSLSRLTRGLGVCQPGKADVLGKADVLGYSTRW comes from the coding sequence ATGACTGAACCAGTGATCGATTCGCGTTTGCGTCCGGACTTGCAGTTTCGTCAGCTTTGGTTCGGCGGGCAACATCACTGGGTGGTCAAAGATCCGATGTCGGCGACGCTGTTTCACTTGAACGATCGAGACTACCGACTGCTGCAGTTGCTCGCTGGGCCGATCACGCTTGCTGAGCTGACCCGGCGGGCAAAACGAATTGTTTCACCGGATACGACCAGTACTCAAGCATTGCAGAGCTTTTATCAGCAAGCCAAACAAAACTCGCTCTTGATTTCCAACGCAAAGGGCAGTGATGCATTTGGCCGAACTGCAAGCCGGTCGATTTCACCGCTGAGCCTGCTGGCATTGCGTTTGCCTGGTGTGGCAGCGGATCGATGGTTTCGTCCCCTCGGCGAAATCTGCAGGCCGTTGACCGGGCGGTTGTTTTGGTTGCTGTTGGCGATGCTGTGGTCGATCGGGCTGATGATCGTGATCACCCACTTACCTGCCATCAGCACGCAGGTGGCGCAAGTGGCGATGCGCGGCGGCGGATTGTGGTGGATGCAGTTGCTGATCGTGATTTCGGCGGCCAAGATCATTCACGAAGTAGCACACGGAGTCGCCTGCACGTTATGTGGAGCGCCGTGTCGCGAGATCGGCGTCATGTTTTTGGTCGGCACTCCGTGTCTCTACTGTGACGTCACGGACGCTTGGCTAATCCCCCAGCGTTGGAAACGGGTGTTGGTTTCGGCCGCAGGGATGATCGCGGAAATCACACTTGCGTCTCTCGCGGCGATCGTTTGGTTGGCAACTCATCCGGGAACGATCAATGACCTGTGTTTGATGATCATGGTGGTTTGCACGGTCAGTACCGTCCTGCTCAACGGCAATCCGTTGTTACGTTATGACGGCTATTTCATTCTCGCCGATGCTCTCCACGCTCCTAACCTCGCCTCGCGTTGCAGCAGGTCCCTGCTGAGGCTCACCCGACGGTGGGTTTGGGGGCGTGACGCGACCCAACACGAAAATGTCAGTCAAGCCACCATCGGCCGTCATCTTGGTCGTCCTTGGTTGATCACGTATGCCGTCGCCAGTGGTGTTTATCGCCTATTTTTGATGGCCGCCATCGCCACGTTGATCTATCAATACACCGCTCGATTCTCCGTTGCTTGGCTTGGTCTCGGCCTGGCGGTCGTGTTGCTGCTGAGCCTCGCCTATCGAATCATCCACGCCATCGCCCGCCGACCAACCTCGGTCAACGAATCGACCGCGAGAGTTCGACCATGCGTTGTCCTGGCGATCCTTTCGGTTGTTGTGATCGTGATTCTGGCTTTCCCGTTTTCGCGAACGGTCGTATCGCCTGGAATCCTGATTCCGGCGGATTCTAAAGATGTCGTATTGGCAAGCTCGGGTGACGTCACGTTTGTGTTGAGCGATGGCGACGCAGTGCGTTCCGGAGAAACGATTGTCCGGCTACAGAATCCGGAGTTGCAGTTGAGTTGGCTCCGCGCCAAAGCGAAACGGGATGCGACCGAACAACGCTTGCAGTCTTTGCGTCGTCAAAAATCAGATGGTCCCTTGGTTTCACAGCAAATCCTGATCGAACAAGAGCACCTGGAGTCATGGAACGCTAAATGTGCACTCATTGAGGAACAAGCAGAACAGCTGCAGGTGGTCGCCGAGCGTGACGGTCGCTTTTACTCAAAGCTCTCCAACGCGGGAAACAGGGACTACAAGATTCGAGGTGTCGCGGCCATGGCACCTCAACGGATGGATGAACATCATCTGAACATGCACCTGCCCGCTGGCACGGTGATCGGACAGATCGGGTCCGAGCACCAACGTGTCATTCACGCCTACGTCTCCCAGCGAGACATTTCGGCGGTGCGGATCGGTCAAACAGCAAGCCTGAATCACCCATCACTCTCCAGCGAGTCGGTCAACGCAACGGTCCAGGGCATCTCCAGCACGGCATTGTCAGAATTGCCGGCGGAGTTGGCAGGGGCAGTTGCGGTGGCATCGACCCACGACTTGATTGATGCAAAGGGTCCACATTCAGTGGTGTATCAGGTCCGCTTGCTTTGCGACGCACAACAAAAAATCGCATTGCCCAGTCGTTGCGTCTGCAGCGTCAGCATCAACACGCAGCGCCGAAGCCTCCTATCGGTCATCCACCAGTACGTCAGTCTTTCTAGACTGACGCGCGGATTAGGGGTATGTCAGCCTGGAAAGGCTGACGTACTTGGAAAGGCTGACGTACTTGGCTACTCGACGCGTTGGTAA